A region of Spiribacter roseus DNA encodes the following proteins:
- the hrpA gene encoding ATP-dependent RNA helicase HrpA, whose amino-acid sequence MAEHSNAPPTRSAAKARAAREAITLRPDYALDLPVLEHAEAIKAAVRDHPVVVVCGETGSGKSTQLPKLMLDLGRGIDGMIAHTQPRRIAARSLAGRVAEECGTRVGSGVGYRVRFSDQTGPETRIKLLTDGMLLAETQADDRLEGYDTVIIDEAHERSLNIDFLLGYLKRLLPRRPDLRVIITSATIDPVRFSQHFDDAPVIEVSGRTYPVEVRYRPLVEQSEDERERSLRQGVVEAVDELAGLGRGDVLVFLPGEREIRQCAEALRKHHPPHTEVLPLFGRLSTAEQQRVFAPHRGRRIVLSTNVAETSLTVPGIRYVVDSGLARISRYSYRTKVQRLPVEPVAQSSADQRAGRCGREGPGVCIRLYDAADFEARPRFTDPEILRTNLASVILQMKHLRLGAIERFPFIEPPDPRYVKDGLKLLDELGALNRRQNLSRLGRQLARLPVDPRIARILLAGDREGALDELLVIAAALSVQDPRERPMDRREAADAAQSAWQDKRSDFGGQLRLWAAYREQAHHLSRRKLQAWCHEHFLSHVRMREWADTHAQLRRLVRDMGLTENTAPARPVAIHRALLSGFLSNIARREDGGEYVGPRGLKLAIHPSSAVARQRPRWIMAAELVETSRVFARVAADVRPEWIEPLAGHLLKRRHRDPWWEAGRGKVFGREDATLYGLPIVTGRKIDYARVAPAEARQVFIREGLLGEPPPDPPAFLRANQDLIAEVETLEAKTRRRDVLVDHEALAAFYDAALPAAVVDGPSLDRWLRDGGDDRALRLDRDQLMARGVTEGAADYPDTFDVNGVRLPLRYAFTPGSEVDGVTVCIPVAALNALSPEPFEWLVPGLLEEKVVTLIRALPKALRRHFVPVPDFARAVLESLPTREGSLEAAVRAELRRMTGIDIPGGLWDELVLPGHLQMRFEVLDEAGALLDSGRDLPALQRSCADHAARDFRAPADSSFERTGITDWDIGTLPERVPFVQGGIELQGYPALCAEQGAVALRLLDGPERAAIAHREGVRSLLMKRFAQQARHLRRGLEGLDRMAIDYRDVGDADEFKRGFVAAVFDQVFLAGTVPRDRASWLEICEQGRTAIIPHGEQLRDRVSDILSRQKRVRRALKGNIPLGMMDSYQDLRQQLDGLVYPGFLLDTDPERLADLPRYLAGMARRLERLQQDPNRDAAGLAAIQPHQRRLDEALARHARRAIRDPALAQVRWLVEEYRISLFAQDLGTRERVSEKRLARAWEAVR is encoded by the coding sequence ATGGCTGAGCACTCCAACGCCCCCCCGACGCGTAGCGCTGCGAAGGCCCGGGCCGCCCGGGAGGCGATCACGTTGCGCCCGGATTATGCCCTGGATCTGCCCGTCCTCGAGCATGCCGAGGCCATCAAGGCGGCGGTGCGCGATCATCCCGTGGTCGTGGTCTGCGGCGAGACCGGATCGGGCAAGAGCACGCAGCTGCCCAAGCTCATGCTCGATCTCGGTCGCGGTATCGACGGGATGATCGCGCATACCCAGCCACGGCGCATTGCCGCCCGCAGCCTCGCCGGCCGTGTGGCTGAAGAGTGTGGGACGAGAGTGGGCAGCGGGGTCGGCTACCGGGTGCGTTTCAGTGACCAGACCGGGCCGGAAACGCGCATCAAGCTGCTCACCGACGGCATGCTACTCGCCGAAACCCAGGCCGACGATCGGCTTGAAGGCTACGACACGGTCATCATCGACGAGGCCCATGAGCGCAGCCTGAACATCGACTTCCTGCTCGGGTACCTCAAGCGCCTCCTGCCCCGACGGCCCGATCTGCGCGTGATCATTACCTCGGCGACCATCGATCCGGTCCGGTTCTCGCAACACTTCGACGATGCCCCCGTGATCGAGGTCTCGGGACGCACCTACCCGGTGGAGGTCCGCTACCGGCCGCTGGTCGAACAGTCGGAGGATGAGCGCGAACGCAGCCTGCGCCAGGGCGTTGTCGAGGCCGTGGATGAGCTCGCGGGCCTCGGCCGCGGCGACGTTCTGGTGTTCCTGCCCGGCGAGCGCGAGATCCGTCAGTGCGCTGAGGCGCTGCGCAAGCATCACCCGCCCCATACCGAGGTGCTGCCCCTGTTCGGGCGCCTGTCCACCGCCGAGCAGCAGCGCGTGTTCGCACCGCACCGTGGCCGGCGGATCGTCCTGTCCACCAACGTCGCCGAAACCTCGCTCACCGTCCCGGGAATCCGCTATGTGGTGGACAGCGGGCTTGCGCGGATCAGCCGCTACAGCTATCGCACCAAGGTCCAGCGCCTGCCGGTCGAGCCGGTCGCACAGTCCAGCGCCGACCAGCGCGCCGGGCGCTGCGGGCGTGAGGGGCCGGGCGTGTGCATACGCCTCTACGACGCGGCCGACTTTGAGGCGCGGCCGCGGTTTACCGATCCCGAAATCCTGCGCACCAATCTGGCCTCGGTCATCCTGCAGATGAAGCATCTGCGGCTGGGCGCCATCGAGCGGTTTCCCTTCATCGAGCCGCCGGATCCGCGCTACGTCAAGGACGGGCTCAAGCTGCTCGATGAACTGGGCGCGCTCAACCGCCGCCAGAATCTCTCGCGCCTGGGTCGTCAGCTGGCCCGCCTGCCGGTGGATCCGCGCATCGCGCGCATCCTGCTGGCGGGCGACCGCGAGGGTGCGCTGGATGAGCTGCTGGTGATCGCCGCCGCGCTGTCGGTGCAGGATCCGCGTGAGCGGCCCATGGATCGACGCGAGGCGGCCGATGCCGCGCAGTCCGCCTGGCAGGACAAGCGCTCGGATTTTGGCGGACAGCTGCGCCTCTGGGCCGCCTATCGGGAGCAGGCCCACCATCTGAGTCGGCGCAAACTCCAGGCCTGGTGCCATGAGCATTTCCTGTCTCATGTGCGGATGCGTGAGTGGGCGGATACCCACGCCCAGCTGCGCCGCCTCGTGCGGGATATGGGGCTCACCGAAAATACCGCGCCGGCACGACCGGTGGCGATCCATCGGGCCCTGCTCAGCGGCTTTCTCTCCAACATCGCCCGGCGCGAGGACGGCGGTGAGTATGTCGGGCCGCGTGGGCTCAAGCTCGCCATTCATCCGAGCTCGGCGGTGGCGCGCCAGCGGCCGCGCTGGATCATGGCCGCGGAGCTTGTCGAAACCAGCCGGGTGTTCGCCCGGGTGGCGGCCGATGTGCGGCCGGAGTGGATCGAACCGCTGGCCGGGCATCTGCTCAAGCGCCGCCATCGCGATCCGTGGTGGGAGGCCGGCAGGGGCAAGGTGTTCGGGCGCGAGGATGCCACCCTCTACGGTCTGCCCATCGTCACCGGACGCAAGATCGACTATGCGCGTGTGGCCCCGGCGGAGGCCCGGCAGGTGTTCATCCGCGAGGGTCTGCTGGGCGAGCCACCACCGGATCCGCCGGCCTTTCTGCGGGCCAACCAGGACCTGATCGCCGAGGTCGAGACCCTCGAGGCAAAGACCCGACGCCGTGATGTGCTGGTGGATCACGAGGCGCTTGCGGCCTTCTACGACGCGGCCCTGCCGGCCGCGGTAGTGGATGGCCCGAGTCTTGATCGCTGGCTGCGCGACGGTGGCGACGACCGTGCGCTGCGGCTGGATCGCGATCAGTTGATGGCCCGGGGCGTGACCGAGGGGGCGGCCGACTACCCCGACACATTCGATGTCAACGGCGTGCGCCTGCCACTGCGATACGCCTTTACGCCCGGTAGCGAGGTCGATGGCGTCACGGTCTGCATTCCGGTGGCGGCCCTCAACGCGCTCTCGCCGGAGCCCTTCGAGTGGCTGGTGCCCGGCCTGCTCGAGGAAAAGGTGGTCACCCTGATCCGGGCACTGCCCAAGGCGCTGCGACGGCATTTTGTGCCCGTGCCGGATTTTGCCCGTGCGGTTCTCGAGTCACTGCCCACCCGAGAGGGATCGTTAGAGGCGGCGGTGCGCGCCGAACTGCGGCGCATGACCGGGATTGATATCCCTGGTGGCCTGTGGGATGAACTGGTCCTGCCCGGACATCTGCAGATGCGCTTCGAGGTGCTCGATGAGGCCGGTGCGCTGCTCGACAGCGGTCGTGATCTGCCCGCGCTGCAGCGGTCCTGCGCCGATCATGCGGCGCGCGACTTCCGGGCGCCGGCCGACAGCAGCTTCGAGCGCACCGGGATCACCGACTGGGACATCGGCACGTTGCCGGAGCGGGTGCCTTTCGTGCAGGGCGGGATCGAGCTGCAGGGCTATCCGGCCCTGTGTGCCGAACAGGGCGCGGTGGCCCTGCGCCTGCTTGACGGCCCCGAGCGCGCCGCCATTGCCCATCGCGAGGGCGTTCGCAGTCTCCTGATGAAGCGCTTCGCCCAGCAGGCGCGCCACCTGCGCCGGGGGCTCGAGGGGCTCGATCGCATGGCCATCGACTACCGCGATGTGGGGGACGCCGATGAGTTCAAACGCGGCTTTGTGGCCGCGGTATTCGATCAGGTTTTTCTCGCCGGGACCGTTCCGCGGGACCGGGCCAGCTGGCTCGAAATCTGCGAGCAGGGCCGCACCGCGATCATCCCCCACGGTGAGCAGCTCCGGGATCGGGTCTCTGATATCCTGTCGCGACAAAAGCGGGTGCGCCGGGCACTCAAGGGCAATATCCCGCTGGGCATGATGGACAGCTACCAGGATCTCCGCCAGCAGCTGGACGGGCTGGTGTACCCCGGGTTTCTGCTGGACACCGACCCGGAGCGGCTCGCCGATCTGCCGCGCTATCTGGCGGGAATGGCCCGCCGGCTCGAGCGCCTGCAGCAGGACCCGAACCGTGACGCGGCCGGCCTGGCGGCGATCCAGCCGCATCAGCGCCGGCTCGACGAGGCGCTGGCCCGTCATGCCCGACGGGCCATCCGTGACCCGGCCCTGGCGCAGGTCCGGTGGCTGGTGGAGGAGTACCGTATCTCGCTGTTTGCCCAGGATCTGGGCACCCGCGAGCGGGTATCGGAAAAACGCCTGGCCCGCGCCTGGGAAGCCGTGCGCTGA
- a CDS encoding 3'-5' exonuclease — protein sequence MRLKADPHARWHDWLQEMARRADTPALRDFYAAFPDNPEAAIGDTPLVAIDLETSGLDPRQHGILSVGVVPFTLNAIAVARRRHWILRPPRGFSGESVAYHHITHSEVEQAPDLADVLPEILAELQGRLPVVHYHPVERRFLDRAVRERTGSVFRFPLIDTMEIEAKRHRRRWRLRLRRLLRRSPASIRLNDSRIRYGLPPYEGHQAVLDAIGTAELLQAQIQHHYSRSTPVGQLWV from the coding sequence GTGCGGCTGAAAGCCGACCCGCACGCGCGCTGGCATGACTGGCTGCAGGAGATGGCTCGGCGCGCCGATACCCCGGCGTTGCGCGACTTCTATGCGGCGTTCCCGGACAACCCGGAGGCCGCCATCGGTGATACGCCCCTGGTCGCCATTGATCTCGAGACCAGCGGCCTTGATCCGCGCCAGCACGGCATCCTCAGCGTCGGCGTCGTGCCGTTTACCCTGAACGCCATCGCCGTCGCCCGCCGCCGCCACTGGATTCTGCGACCGCCCCGGGGCTTTTCCGGCGAATCCGTCGCCTATCACCACATCACCCACTCGGAGGTGGAACAGGCACCGGACCTGGCGGATGTGCTGCCAGAGATCCTCGCCGAACTGCAGGGTCGCCTGCCGGTGGTGCACTACCACCCGGTGGAGCGGCGCTTTCTGGATCGGGCCGTGCGCGAGCGCACCGGCAGCGTCTTCCGGTTTCCGCTCATCGACACCATGGAGATCGAGGCCAAACGCCATCGACGTCGCTGGCGGCTCCGCCTGCGCCGGCTCCTGCGCCGGTCGCCGGCGTCAATCCGCCTCAATGACAGTCGCATCCGTTACGGCCTGCCCCCCTACGAGGGGCACCAGGCCGTGCTGGATGCGATCGGGACGGCCGAGCTGCTGCAGGCGCAGATCCAGCACCACTACAGCCGCTCGACCCCGGTGGGCCAGCTCTGGGTCTAG
- a CDS encoding DUF294 nucleotidyltransferase-like domain-containing protein: MDPELLDIRRHLGEHPPFDGLTDDQLDDIASHVEISYYRAGSQILASGQPIAALFYVRSGAVEVYRRSGDLFDRLGEGSLFGHYGLLRGRRAQYPAIAIEDTLIYAIDADRFDALYETDGDFADFIELGRPRTGTSVDSQTRNNDRMATRIRKLVTRQPLIAESDASARDVARQLADEPSAALLVVEPQGDDPRYTYADADGALWQVKGILTDADFRARLVAEGRPVDTPVGEIVNEQLVAVQSDETMQEAMLAMLRHNVHHLAVMHRRRPIGVIRLEDVVRYETQSSLYLIESIFSQRHPEGLARLLPEVRNAAVRLIREGADSRTVGTALSSIGRSFVRRLLELAEAELGPPPVPYAFMGMGSMARNEQTLVTDQDNALVLDDRFDPQQHDDYFAALAQRVSDGLDACGYAYCKGGIMATNPRWRQPLWVWQRYFRSWIQAPNAERLLHSNIFFDLDNLYGEERLIETLQTLIATEAGDSLAFLAAMSRNALNRTPPIGFFREFVTEKDGQQNDSINVKRRGTAPLTDLIRIHALACGSQAQNSFERLADIKTTSLLGPGVADRLSYSLEVLSLARLRDQVLDIEQEREPDNNIEPRNVPAKQRAEIKEAFRALSDAQKFLRFRYPMPSGGLQKRGR, encoded by the coding sequence ATGGATCCGGAACTGCTCGACATTCGCCGTCACCTGGGCGAACACCCGCCATTTGACGGCCTGACCGATGATCAGCTCGACGACATCGCCAGTCATGTCGAGATCAGTTACTACCGGGCGGGCTCGCAGATCCTGGCCTCGGGCCAACCCATCGCCGCGCTTTTTTATGTCCGCAGCGGCGCGGTTGAAGTCTACCGGCGCAGCGGCGACCTGTTCGATCGCCTCGGCGAAGGCAGTCTGTTCGGCCACTACGGCCTGCTGCGGGGCCGACGCGCCCAGTACCCGGCAATCGCCATCGAAGACACGCTGATCTATGCCATCGATGCCGATCGTTTTGATGCGCTCTACGAAACCGACGGCGATTTTGCCGACTTCATCGAACTGGGCCGGCCGCGGACCGGGACCAGCGTTGATAGCCAGACCCGGAACAACGACCGGATGGCCACGCGGATCCGCAAGCTGGTCACACGCCAGCCGCTGATCGCCGAGAGCGACGCAAGCGCCCGCGACGTGGCCCGCCAGCTGGCCGATGAGCCATCGGCCGCGCTGCTGGTGGTCGAACCCCAGGGCGATGACCCGCGCTATACCTACGCGGATGCCGACGGGGCGCTCTGGCAGGTCAAGGGCATTCTTACCGATGCCGATTTCCGCGCCCGCCTCGTCGCCGAAGGCCGCCCGGTGGACACACCGGTCGGTGAAATCGTGAATGAGCAGCTCGTGGCGGTGCAGTCGGACGAAACCATGCAGGAGGCCATGCTCGCCATGCTTCGGCATAACGTCCATCACCTGGCGGTGATGCATCGGCGCCGCCCGATTGGTGTGATCCGGCTCGAGGACGTCGTGCGTTATGAAACGCAGAGCAGCCTCTATCTGATTGAGAGCATTTTCAGTCAGCGCCATCCCGAGGGACTCGCCCGATTATTGCCCGAGGTCCGCAATGCAGCGGTTCGCCTGATTCGCGAGGGCGCCGACTCACGCACCGTGGGCACGGCCCTGTCGTCCATCGGCCGGAGTTTCGTCCGCCGCCTCCTGGAGCTGGCCGAAGCCGAGCTCGGACCGCCACCGGTCCCGTACGCCTTCATGGGCATGGGCTCAATGGCCCGCAATGAGCAGACCCTGGTGACCGATCAGGACAATGCGTTGGTATTGGATGACCGCTTTGATCCCCAGCAGCACGATGACTACTTTGCCGCCCTCGCCCAGCGCGTGAGCGACGGATTGGATGCCTGTGGCTATGCCTACTGCAAGGGCGGCATCATGGCCACCAACCCGCGCTGGCGCCAGCCGCTATGGGTCTGGCAGCGCTATTTCCGCAGCTGGATACAGGCCCCCAATGCCGAGCGGCTGCTGCACAGCAATATCTTTTTTGACCTCGATAACCTCTACGGCGAGGAACGCCTGATCGAGACCCTGCAGACGCTGATCGCCACCGAGGCCGGTGACAGCCTCGCCTTTCTGGCGGCCATGTCACGCAACGCCCTCAACCGCACGCCGCCGATCGGTTTTTTCCGTGAATTCGTGACCGAAAAGGACGGCCAACAGAACGACTCGATCAACGTCAAGCGACGCGGAACGGCGCCGCTCACCGATCTCATCCGCATTCACGCCCTTGCCTGTGGGTCGCAGGCACAGAACTCGTTCGAGCGGCTTGCCGATATCAAGACCACCTCGCTGCTGGGTCCCGGCGTGGCCGATCGCCTGAGCTACTCCCTCGAGGTGCTGAGCCTCGCGCGCCTGCGCGATCAGGTGCTCGACATCGAGCAGGAGCGTGAGCCGGATAACAACATCGAACCCCGCAACGTGCCCGCCAAGCAGCGCGCCGAGATCAAGGAAGCCTTCCGTGCCCTGAGTGACGCGCAGAAGTTTCTGCGTTTCCGCTACCCGATGCCGTCCGGCGGCCTCCAGAAGCGTGGCCGCTAG
- a CDS encoding Bax inhibitor-1/YccA family protein has translation MAQDFRTSIAGGRSTGQSVLATNKVLRNTYALLALTLLFSAAMAGTAMATNAPPMHWLMVLGGYFGLLFLTTWLRNSVWGLASVFALTGFMGFTLGPIVSLYIGAFSNGAELVMMALGGTGMIFLGLSAYALTTQRDFSFMRGFIFAGVLVAFAGSIVAVLFSIPALSLAVSAAFVVLMSALILYQTSEIINGGETNYIMATITLYVTIYNLFLSLLQLLAAFAGER, from the coding sequence ATGGCTCAGGATTTTCGCACCTCGATCGCCGGCGGCCGCTCCACCGGCCAGTCGGTGCTCGCCACCAACAAGGTGCTGCGCAATACTTATGCGCTGCTCGCGCTGACACTACTGTTCAGCGCCGCCATGGCGGGAACCGCGATGGCGACCAACGCACCGCCCATGCACTGGCTGATGGTGCTGGGTGGCTATTTCGGTCTCCTGTTCCTGACCACCTGGCTGCGTAACAGCGTCTGGGGGCTGGCGAGCGTCTTCGCGCTGACCGGCTTCATGGGGTTCACGCTGGGCCCGATCGTCAGTCTGTACATCGGTGCGTTCAGCAACGGTGCCGAGCTGGTGATGATGGCGCTGGGCGGCACCGGCATGATCTTTCTGGGGCTTTCGGCCTACGCACTCACCACGCAGCGCGATTTCAGCTTCATGCGCGGATTCATCTTCGCGGGTGTGCTGGTGGCCTTCGCCGGCTCCATCGTCGCGGTGCTGTTCTCGATCCCGGCCCTGTCGCTGGCGGTCAGTGCGGCGTTCGTGGTGCTGATGAGCGCCCTGATCCTCTACCAGACCAGTGAGATCATCAACGGCGGCGAGACCAACTACATCATGGCGACGATCACGCTGTACGTGACGATCTACAACCTGTTCCTGAGTCTGCTGCAGCTGCTCGCGGCGTTTGCCGGCGAGCGCTGA
- the prfB gene encoding peptide chain release factor 2 (programmed frameshift), translated as MLDSNQLATQLDDLKGRSESLRGYLDLAEKEERLEEVTRELEQPDVWNDPERAQNLNRERAALDTVVAQMRGLLTGLEEAGELLEMAREEDDADTLESVAADLAAHERVVQSLEFRRMFAGEMDPTNAFVDIQAGSGGTEAQDWADMLLRMYLRWIEHKGFKADLIEVSEGDQAGIKSATIRVEGEYAFGWLRTETGVHRLVRKSPFDSGNRRHTSFASVFVSPELDEDVDIEIDPSDLRIDVYRASGAGGQHVNRTESAVRITHQPTGIVVQCQNDRSQHKNRATAMNQLRAKLYEREMEAKREQAAAVEDSKSDIGWGSQIRSYVLDQSRIKDLRTGVEVGNTQAVLDGGLDSFIEASLKAGL; from the exons GTGCTCGACAGTAATCAGCTTGCCACCCAGCTTGACGATCTCAAGGGACGCTCCGAGTCCCTGAGGGGGTATCTT GACCTCGCTGAAAAGGAGGAACGCCTCGAAGAAGTCACCCGCGAGCTCGAACAGCCCGATGTCTGGAACGACCCCGAGCGCGCCCAGAACCTGAATCGCGAGCGCGCGGCGCTGGACACGGTCGTCGCTCAGATGCGCGGCCTGCTGACCGGGCTGGAGGAGGCGGGCGAACTGCTCGAGATGGCCCGGGAGGAGGATGACGCCGACACCCTGGAGTCGGTGGCGGCGGACCTCGCCGCCCACGAGCGCGTTGTCCAGTCGCTGGAGTTCCGGCGCATGTTCGCCGGCGAGATGGACCCCACCAACGCCTTTGTCGACATCCAGGCCGGCTCCGGCGGTACCGAGGCCCAGGACTGGGCCGACATGCTTCTGCGCATGTACCTGCGCTGGATTGAGCACAAGGGTTTCAAGGCCGATCTGATCGAGGTCTCCGAAGGCGACCAGGCCGGTATCAAGAGTGCCACCATCCGGGTCGAGGGGGAATACGCGTTTGGCTGGCTGCGCACCGAGACCGGTGTGCACCGACTGGTGCGCAAATCACCCTTCGACTCGGGCAACCGTCGCCACACATCATTCGCCTCGGTCTTCGTCAGCCCCGAGCTGGACGAGGATGTGGACATCGAAATCGATCCGTCGGATCTGCGCATCGATGTCTATCGCGCCAGCGGTGCGGGCGGGCAGCACGTCAACCGGACCGAGTCGGCGGTGCGCATCACCCATCAGCCCACCGGCATCGTGGTGCAGTGCCAGAATGATCGCTCGCAGCACAAGAACCGGGCGACCGCCATGAATCAGCTGCGGGCCAAGCTCTACGAGCGCGAGATGGAGGCCAAGCGCGAACAGGCGGCGGCGGTGGAGGATTCGAAGTCGGATATCGGCTGGGGTAGCCAGATCCGCTCCTACGTGCTGGATCAGAGCCGCATCAAGGACCTGCGCACCGGCGTCGAGGTGGGCAACACCCAGGCCGTGCTCGACGGCGGTCTGGATTCATTCATAGAGGCGAGTCTCAAGGCCGGCCTGTAG
- the thrH gene encoding bifunctional phosphoserine phosphatase/homoserine phosphotransferase ThrH — translation MNIVCLDLEGVLVPEIWIDFAALTGIDALKATTRDIADYDELMRMRLDTLAAHGLGLPDIQAVIDRMEPLPGARAFLDDLRSRYQVIILSDTFYEFARPLMRQLNWPTLFCHQLETDGNGDITGYRLRMRDHKRAAVEALRGLNFAVVAAGDSFNDTSMLAAAGQGIFFSAPANVTAAFPQFPVTDSYPALTAAIDSGFAAQ, via the coding sequence GTGAATATAGTCTGTCTCGACCTCGAGGGTGTGCTGGTCCCGGAGATATGGATCGACTTTGCGGCGCTGACCGGCATCGACGCCCTCAAGGCGACCACGCGGGACATCGCCGATTACGACGAGCTCATGCGCATGCGCCTGGATACCCTGGCCGCCCACGGGCTGGGCCTGCCCGACATCCAGGCGGTCATCGACCGGATGGAGCCGCTCCCCGGCGCCCGGGCGTTTCTCGACGACCTGCGGTCGCGCTACCAGGTGATCATCCTCTCGGACACCTTCTACGAGTTCGCCCGGCCGCTCATGCGCCAGCTGAACTGGCCGACGCTGTTCTGTCATCAGCTCGAGACCGATGGCAATGGAGACATCACCGGCTATCGGCTGAGGATGCGCGACCACAAGCGTGCGGCCGTCGAGGCCCTGCGCGGGCTGAACTTTGCGGTGGTTGCGGCGGGTGATTCGTTCAACGACACCAGCATGCTCGCGGCTGCCGGGCAGGGTATTTTCTTCTCGGCCCCCGCGAACGTCACCGCGGCGTTCCCGCAGTTCCCCGTGACTGACAGCTATCCGGCCCTGACCGCCGCCATCGACTCGGGCTTTGCCGCGCAATGA
- the cysB gene encoding HTH-type transcriptional regulator CysB: protein MKLTQLRYIVEVVRRGLNVSAAADALYTSQPGVSKQIRMLEEELGVPIFERSGKHFTGLTRPGHQILAAAERTLAETRGIQSIAAEFADDQSGSLSIATTHTQARHALPPAVQAFRAHYPAVSLHFHQGTPTQIAEMATAGEVDFAIATEALELYEDLVMLPCYRWNRSIVVPQGHPLCACEPLTLEAIAEHPIVTYVFGFTGRSRLDAAFSACGLTPEVVFTATDSEVIKTYVQLGLGVGIMASMAFDPQRDEGLVALDASHLFEASTTRIGFRRSAYMRAYMFAFIETFAPHLTPAVVQQAIEARTPEQREAIERLLEPVLESTGD, encoded by the coding sequence ATGAAACTCACCCAGCTCCGCTATATCGTCGAAGTCGTGCGCCGCGGCCTGAATGTCTCCGCCGCAGCGGATGCGCTTTACACCTCGCAGCCCGGGGTCAGCAAACAGATCCGCATGCTCGAGGAGGAACTCGGCGTTCCGATCTTCGAGCGCAGCGGGAAGCACTTCACCGGCCTCACCCGACCCGGCCATCAGATTCTGGCCGCCGCGGAGCGCACACTGGCGGAGACCCGTGGCATTCAGTCCATTGCTGCGGAGTTTGCCGACGACCAGAGTGGCAGCCTCAGCATCGCGACCACCCATACCCAGGCCCGCCACGCGCTGCCCCCGGCAGTGCAGGCCTTCCGCGCCCACTACCCCGCCGTCAGCCTGCACTTCCATCAGGGCACACCCACGCAGATCGCCGAGATGGCCACCGCCGGCGAGGTCGACTTCGCCATCGCCACGGAAGCGCTCGAACTCTACGAGGATCTGGTGATGCTGCCCTGCTATCGCTGGAACCGCAGCATCGTCGTGCCGCAGGGCCATCCGCTCTGCGCCTGCGAGCCCCTGACCCTCGAGGCCATCGCCGAGCATCCCATCGTCACCTACGTCTTCGGGTTTACCGGACGATCAAGACTGGATGCGGCCTTCTCCGCCTGCGGCCTCACGCCGGAGGTGGTCTTCACCGCCACCGACTCGGAAGTGATCAAGACCTATGTCCAACTCGGCCTCGGGGTTGGCATCATGGCCAGCATGGCATTCGACCCGCAGCGCGATGAAGGCCTGGTCGCGCTGGACGCGAGCCACCTGTTCGAGGCAAGCACCACGCGGATCGGCTTTCGGCGCAGTGCCTACATGCGCGCCTACATGTTCGCGTTCATCGAGACATTCGCCCCGCACCTCACCCCGGCGGTGGTGCAGCAGGCCATCGAGGCACGCACGCCCGAACAGCGCGAGGCCATCGAGCGGCTGCTCGAGCCGGTTCTCGAGTCGACCGGAGACTGA
- a CDS encoding metallophosphoesterase family protein: MTDRSVRVAILADTHGFLDQRIADEVRRCDIALHAGDVGGADVLFAMQPEQEAVAIRGNNDDAAHWPASEQDMLARLPENATVDLPGGRIKLVHGDDGGTIDQRHRRYRQQFADCRAVVYGHSHRQCVDQSAAPWVLNPGAAGRTRTYGGPGCLVLQCDDAHWDLEALQFEPRTAPRTRRRSGRDGSEPNDGRNG; encoded by the coding sequence ATGACTGATCGCTCGGTCCGGGTCGCCATTCTCGCGGATACCCACGGGTTCCTTGATCAGCGCATTGCCGACGAGGTTCGTCGCTGCGACATTGCTCTGCATGCCGGTGATGTCGGTGGCGCGGATGTGCTTTTCGCCATGCAGCCCGAACAGGAAGCCGTGGCGATCCGCGGCAATAACGACGATGCGGCGCACTGGCCCGCGTCCGAGCAGGACATGCTGGCCAGGTTGCCGGAAAACGCCACGGTGGATCTGCCCGGCGGGCGAATCAAGCTCGTCCATGGCGATGACGGCGGCACGATTGACCAGCGCCATCGCCGCTACCGGCAGCAATTTGCCGACTGCCGTGCGGTGGTCTACGGCCACAGTCACCGCCAGTGCGTCGATCAGAGTGCCGCGCCCTGGGTGCTGAACCCCGGCGCCGCGGGCCGGACGCGGACCTATGGCGGACCGGGCTGCCTGGTCCTGCAGTGTGACGACGCGCACTGGGATCTTGAGGCCCTGCAGTTTGAGCCGCGCACGGCGCCCCGGACCCGACGCCGTTCGGGCCGCGACGGATCGGAGCCCAACGACGGCCGGAATGGCTGA